A single region of the Oryzias latipes chromosome 21, ASM223467v1 genome encodes:
- the LOC101165016 gene encoding solute carrier family 15 member 1 has product MTDKEDLKKEKKGKGKSKVVCGYPISIFFIVVNEFCERFSYYGMRAVLVLYFKYFLQWDDDLATSIYHTFVALCYLTPILGAIVADSWLGKFKTIIYLSIVYAIGQVAMAVSAIHDITDSDRDGTPNNMTFHVVLSMVGLFLIALGTGGIKPCVAAFGGDQFDDHQEKQRRTFFSVFYLCINGGSLLSTIITPILRGQTCGIYSQQKCYALAFGVPAALMVVSLVVFIVGSGMYYKAKPEGNIMLSVCKCIGFAIKNRYRHRSKAYPKRKHWMDWAEEKYDRLLIAQIKMVLKVLFLYIPLPMFWTLFDQKGSRWTLQATTMDGNFGQLVIQPDQMQTFNPILILTLVPIMESVVYPLIKKCGFNFTPLKRMTVGMFLAALAFVCAGVVQLQIDKTLPIFPSTSESQLKLLNMGNNQLEVHLPNNFTVHLPPAQASEEYFTYKEQEVSISIGNPPVTETIPLVKGKRQTLLIPPTIREEWVLIDDLTSKPEEGNNAIRFVNGLATDLNVSTAAVNFGIIEPLTSSNYSLLKNGKHTFSLKSGSQSCEYTIKFGFGSSYTIFIPSTFTFGPNCQESVTEVEEIKPNSVHMALQIPQYFLITAGEVMFSVTGLEFSYSQAPSNMKAVLQAGWLLTVAVGNFIVLIVAEIAKLPKKWAEFFLFASLLVAVCVIFSIMAYFYTYIDPTEIEAQFSQEKDEEDEDEKDKMRKTEEHVTKRGSVKSNDSDNAFKLSKM; this is encoded by the exons ATGACAG aCAAAGAAGatctaaaaaaagagaaaaagggcaAAGGAAAG AGCAAAGTGGTGTGTGGCTATCCCATCAGCATTTTCTTCATAGTTGTGAATGAGTTCTGTGAGAGGTTCTCCTACTATGGAATGCGAG CTGTGCTGGTGCTGTACTTCAAGTACTTCTTGCAATGGGATGATGACCTGGCCACATCCATATACCACACATTTGTGGCTCTCTGCTACCTCACTCCTATCCTGGGGGCTATCGTGGCCGATTCCTGGCTTGGAAAATTCAA AACTATCATCTACCTGTCCATTGTCTATGCCATTGGCCAGGTGGCGATGGCGGTCAGTGCAATCCATGACATCACCGATTCAGACAGAGATGGGACGCCAAACAACATGACCTTTCATGT TGTTCTTTCCATGGTGGGTCTCTTCCTCATCGCTCTGGGGACTGGTGGCATCAAGCCGTGCGTGGCGGCGTTCGGTGGAGACCAGTTTGATGATCACCAG GAAAAGCAAAGAAGAACTTTCTTCTCTGTTTTCTATCTTTGCATCAATGGTGGGAGTCTCCTGTCAACCATCATTACCCCGATCCTCAGAG GTCAAACCTGTGGCATCTACTCTCAGCAGAAGTGCTATGCTCTGGCCTTTGGTGTCCCTGCTGCCCTCATGGTCGTTTCGCTCG TGGTGTTTATCGTTGGGAGTGGGATGTACTACAAAGCTAAACCAGAGGGAAACATCATGCTGTCTGTGTGTAAATGTATTGGG TTTGCCATTAAAAACCGCTATAGGCACAGAAGCAAGGCATaccccaagaggaaacactggatggACTGGGCAGAGGAAAAATATGAT AGACTCCTAATTGCTCAAATCAAGATGGTGCTGAAGGTCCTCTTTTTGTACATCCCACTGCCCATGTTCTGGACTCTGTTTGATCAGAAG GGTTCAAGGTGGACTCTTCAGGCCACCACAATGGATGGAAATTTT GGGCAACTTGTTATACAGCCTGATCAGATGCAA ACTTTCAATCCCATCCTGATCCTGACTCTGGTTCCAATCATGGAAAGTGTGGTGTACCCCCTGATCAAGAAATGTGGCTTTAACTTCAC ACCTCTAAAAAGAATGACAGTGGGAATGTTCCTAGCGGCTCTTGCTTTTGTTTGCGCCGGTGTGGTCCAGCTTCAAATAGAT aaaacatTACCCATCTTCCCCTCCACCTCTGAAAGTCAACTTAAACTTCTCAACATGGGCAACAATCAACTTGAGGTCCATTTGCCGAATAATTTCACTGTGCATCTTCCTCCAGCTCAA GCAAGTGAGGAATATTTCACATATAAAGAACAAGAAGTTAGCATTTCAATAGGCAACCCTCCAGTGACAGAAACTATTCCCTTAGTCAAAGGAAAACGTCAAACACTTCTTATTCCCCCAACCATCAGGGAAGAATGGGTGCTG ATTGATGATTTAACCTCCAAGCCAGAAGAGGGAAACAATGCAATCCG ATTTGTGAATGGACTGGCCACCGACCTTAACGTCTCAACCGCTGCGGTCAACTTTGGAATAATTGAGCCATTAACTTCATCAAACTATTCACTGTTGAAAAATGGAAA ACACACATTCAGCTTGAAGAGTGGTTCACAGTCATGTGAATACACCATCAAATTTGGATTCGGGAGTTCATACACTATCTTCATTCCCAGCACTTTCACTTTTGGACCAAAT tGTCAGGAATCTGTCACAGAAGTTGAGGAAATAAAGCCGAACTCAGTTCACATGGCTCTCCAGATCCCTCAGTACTTTCTAATCACTGCAGGTGAAGTGATGTTTTCTGTCACCGGTTTGGAGTTCTCATACTCACAG GCCCCCAGTAACATGAAAGCAGTGCTGCAGGCGGGCTGGCTGTTGACGGTTGCAGTCGGTAACTTTATTGTCCTGATTGTTGCAGAGATTGCAAAGCTTCCTAAAAAG TGGGCAGAGTTCTTCCTTTTTGCTTCTCTGCTGGTGGCAGTCTGTGTCATCTTCTCCATTATGGCTTATTTCTACACGTACATCGACCCCACGGAGATTGAAGCCCAGTTCTCGCAggagaaggatgaggaggatgaggatgaaaaAGACAAGATGAGGAAAACTGAAGAGCATGTGACGAAGAGAGGCTCAGTTAAAAGTAATGACAGTGACAATGCTTTCAAACtgtcaaaaatgtaa